The Vulgatibacter sp. genome window below encodes:
- a CDS encoding pirin family protein — MDAVELVIVPPTKDLGGFPVRRALPSIERRMVGPFVFFDEMGPSILRAGTGLDVRPHPHIGLATVTYLFDGAMLHRDSLGSVQRIEPGAVNWMTAGSGIVHSERTPPEERLHDSRLFGIQSWVALPRAHEESPPAFAHHPAATLPEERADGVHLRLVAGNLGSLRAPVAALSELFYVDLVLEAGARFELSPEHEERAAFPVEGAVVIEGRRYEAGQLLVLRPRVPVVLEAPEGARVMLLGGAALDGPRHIYWNFVSSSKERIEQAKEDWVQRRFAPVPGEAEFIPLPGSGPAIVRYP; from the coding sequence ATGGATGCCGTCGAGCTGGTGATCGTACCCCCGACGAAGGACCTGGGTGGCTTTCCGGTGCGCCGGGCGCTGCCGTCGATCGAGCGGCGCATGGTCGGGCCCTTCGTCTTCTTCGACGAGATGGGCCCCTCGATCCTGCGTGCGGGAACGGGCCTCGACGTGCGGCCCCACCCGCACATCGGGCTGGCCACCGTCACCTATCTCTTCGACGGCGCCATGCTCCACCGCGACAGCCTCGGCAGCGTGCAGCGGATCGAGCCGGGGGCGGTCAATTGGATGACCGCCGGCAGCGGCATCGTCCATTCCGAGCGCACGCCGCCGGAGGAACGGCTGCACGACTCGCGGCTCTTCGGGATCCAATCCTGGGTGGCGCTGCCACGGGCCCACGAGGAGAGCCCGCCCGCCTTCGCCCACCATCCCGCTGCCACGCTCCCCGAGGAGCGCGCCGACGGCGTGCACCTGCGCCTCGTCGCCGGCAATCTCGGCAGCCTCCGCGCCCCCGTCGCCGCGCTCTCCGAGCTCTTCTACGTCGATCTCGTCCTCGAGGCCGGTGCGCGCTTCGAGCTTTCGCCGGAGCACGAGGAGCGGGCGGCGTTTCCGGTGGAAGGGGCGGTGGTGATCGAGGGGCGGCGCTACGAGGCGGGGCAGCTGCTCGTCCTCCGGCCCCGCGTCCCCGTGGTGCTCGAAGCGCCGGAGGGGGCGCGGGTGATGCTCCTGGGCGGCGCCGCCCTCGACGGCCCGCGGCACATCTACTGGAACTTCGTCTCCAGCTCGAAGGAGCGGATCGAGCAGGCGAAGGAGGATTGGGTGCAGCGCCGCTTCGCCCCGGTGCCGGGGGAGGCCGAGTTCATCCCGCTCCCCGGCAGCGGCCCCGCGATCGTGCGTTATCCCTGA
- a CDS encoding DUF938 domain-containing protein gives MFDPIEPDGPRRHAPATLRNREPILEVLRRLLPAPATVVEVASGTGEHAAFFAAQLPHLTWQPTDRDPALLASIDAWRADVPNVRPAIHLDAAAEVWPVDRADALISINMIHIAPPEATEGLLQGAARILPPGGVLVLYGPFREGGRHTAPSNEAFDADLRRRNPAWGVRDLGEVAARASALGLLHEETVRMPANNLTVVFRKRGVDQG, from the coding sequence ATGTTCGATCCCATCGAGCCCGATGGCCCGCGCCGCCACGCCCCCGCCACCCTGCGCAACCGCGAGCCGATCCTCGAGGTGCTGCGGCGGCTCCTTCCCGCCCCGGCGACGGTGGTCGAGGTCGCCAGCGGCACCGGCGAACACGCCGCCTTCTTCGCGGCGCAGCTGCCCCATCTCACCTGGCAGCCGACCGATCGGGACCCCGCGCTCCTCGCCAGCATCGACGCCTGGCGCGCCGACGTGCCCAACGTGCGGCCGGCGATCCACCTCGACGCTGCGGCGGAGGTGTGGCCCGTGGACCGTGCGGACGCACTGATCTCGATCAACATGATCCACATCGCGCCCCCGGAGGCGACGGAGGGGCTGCTGCAGGGCGCAGCCCGGATCCTTCCGCCCGGTGGCGTGCTCGTGCTCTATGGCCCCTTTCGCGAGGGCGGCAGGCATACGGCGCCGAGCAACGAGGCCTTCGACGCCGATCTGCGCCGGCGCAATCCGGCCTGGGGCGTGCGCGATCTCGGCGAGGTGGCTGCGAGGGCCTCGGCACTGGGCCTCCTCCACGAGGAGACGGTCCGGATGCCGGCGAACAACCTCACCGTCGTCTTCCGCAAGCGCGGAGTAGATCAGGGATAA
- the pncA gene encoding bifunctional nicotinamidase/pyrazinamidase, with amino-acid sequence MRALIVVDIQNDFLPGGALAVPHADEVVPVINRLLPCFELVVATKDWHPRAHGSFATAHPGKKPGDRVDLYGIEQVLWPPHCVQESRGAAFAPGLDTSHFAATFYKGVDPTVDSYSAFFDNARRRSTGLDLYLEEHGVRHIHLAGLATDYCVRATAAHGLELGLDVTVIEDACRGIDLEPGDSQRTLDDLQAAGVHVVRSEALLGAAATGPLA; translated from the coding sequence ATGCGCGCGTTGATCGTCGTCGACATCCAGAACGATTTCCTGCCCGGCGGGGCCCTTGCCGTCCCCCACGCCGACGAGGTCGTTCCCGTGATCAACCGGCTGCTCCCCTGCTTCGAGCTGGTGGTGGCGACGAAGGACTGGCACCCGCGGGCCCACGGCAGCTTTGCCACCGCGCATCCCGGGAAGAAGCCGGGCGACCGCGTCGATCTCTACGGGATCGAGCAGGTGCTCTGGCCCCCGCACTGCGTGCAGGAGAGCCGGGGCGCGGCGTTCGCGCCGGGGCTCGACACCTCCCATTTCGCGGCGACCTTCTACAAGGGCGTCGACCCCACGGTCGACAGCTACAGCGCCTTCTTCGACAACGCCCGGCGGCGCTCGACCGGCCTCGACCTCTACCTCGAGGAGCACGGCGTCCGGCACATCCACCTGGCAGGCCTGGCCACCGACTATTGCGTGCGGGCCACCGCCGCCCATGGACTCGAGCTCGGCCTCGACGTCACGGTGATCGAGGACGCCTGCCGCGGCATCGATCTCGAGCCCGGCGACTCGCAGCGGACCCTCGACGATCTCCAGGCGGCCGGCGTCCACGTCGTGCGGAGCGAGGCGCTCCTCGGCGCCGCTGCAACGGGACCTCTCGCATGA
- a CDS encoding nicotinate phosphoribosyltransferase produces the protein MSCGALFTDHYELTMSAAYLAEGRTGEAVFELFFRKLPPTRSYAVAAGIEDALDFLERFRFRSEEVDWLRSRGIFDEGFLERLHGIRFTGDVQALPEGTIVFENEPILQVVAPIVEAQLVETFLINQIHMQTVIASKAARVVEAAQGRTVIDFGCRRAHGLDAGLHLARCSYLVGATGTSLLEAGMRYGIPTFGTMAHSYIQAHDDESRAFEVFAGIFPGTTILVDTYDTLEGVRKVVELLRKPACAEHVQAIRIDSGDLAESARAARAILDEAGCGHVRIFVSSDLDEFAVARLVASGAPVDGFGVGTRMATSADAPTLDVAYKLVAYDGRGRTKLSSSKVIHPGRKQVFRQAEGAVLRRDVIGRHDEAIEGEPLLVPMMRGGRRLAPREPLATARERAARGRRSLPPALRAVETKAHHPVSFSAGLEADLEAVRAALVRRH, from the coding sequence ATGAGCTGCGGCGCGCTCTTCACCGACCACTACGAGCTCACCATGTCGGCCGCCTATCTGGCGGAGGGCAGAACCGGCGAGGCAGTCTTCGAGCTCTTCTTCCGCAAGCTCCCGCCCACCCGCAGCTACGCGGTGGCGGCGGGGATCGAGGACGCCCTCGATTTCCTCGAGCGTTTCCGCTTCCGCTCCGAGGAGGTCGACTGGCTCAGGTCCCGGGGGATCTTCGACGAGGGCTTCCTCGAGAGGCTCCACGGGATCCGCTTCACCGGCGATGTCCAAGCGCTGCCGGAGGGCACGATCGTCTTCGAGAACGAACCGATTCTGCAGGTGGTGGCGCCGATCGTCGAGGCGCAGCTGGTGGAGACCTTCCTCATCAACCAGATCCACATGCAGACGGTGATCGCCAGCAAGGCAGCCCGGGTGGTGGAGGCGGCGCAGGGCCGCACCGTGATCGACTTCGGCTGCAGACGCGCCCACGGCCTCGACGCCGGGCTCCACCTCGCCCGCTGCTCCTACCTCGTTGGCGCCACAGGCACCTCGCTGCTCGAGGCCGGGATGCGCTACGGCATTCCGACCTTCGGGACCATGGCCCACAGCTACATCCAGGCCCACGACGACGAGAGCCGGGCCTTCGAGGTCTTCGCCGGCATCTTCCCCGGCACCACGATCCTCGTGGACACCTACGACACGCTGGAGGGCGTGCGGAAGGTGGTGGAGCTCCTGCGCAAGCCCGCCTGCGCCGAGCACGTGCAGGCGATCCGGATCGACTCGGGGGATCTGGCGGAATCCGCCCGGGCAGCCCGCGCCATCCTCGACGAGGCGGGCTGCGGCCACGTACGGATCTTCGTCTCCTCCGACCTCGACGAGTTCGCCGTGGCGCGGCTCGTCGCCTCCGGCGCCCCCGTCGACGGCTTCGGGGTGGGGACACGGATGGCCACCTCCGCCGACGCCCCCACCCTCGACGTCGCCTACAAGCTGGTCGCCTACGACGGACGGGGCCGCACCAAGCTCTCCTCGTCCAAGGTGATCCACCCGGGCCGCAAGCAGGTCTTCCGACAGGCCGAAGGGGCTGTGCTCCGGCGCGACGTGATCGGCCGCCACGACGAGGCGATCGAGGGCGAGCCGCTCCTCGTGCCGATGATGCGGGGCGGCCGCCGCCTCGCGCCGCGCGAGCCGCTGGCCACCGCCAGGGAGCGCGCGGCGCGGGGGCGTCGCAGCCTGCCGCCGGCGTTGCGAGCGGTGGAGACGAAGGCCCACCACCCGGTCTCCTTCAGCGCGGGACTCGAGGCGGACCTCGAGGCGGTGCGCGCCGCGCTCGTGCGCCGCCATTAG
- a CDS encoding NADPH-dependent FMN reductase: MRILCFGASLRRDSLNARLASLAADVLRRAGADVDRADFAEFEMPIYDGDVDASPGPPPGAVELCMRVRQAEALVLACPEYNYSIAGPLKNAIDWVSRFRPMPWRGKSVYLLAASPSPMGGIRGLWQTRVPFEACGALVFPDMFALAHADKAFDAQGRIADRALQARLERELTGFLRLAERIAPICDEDHVKRPTREQLQIAAALEEESEVQPPSH; encoded by the coding sequence ATGCGCATCCTCTGCTTCGGCGCCTCGCTGCGCCGCGACTCCCTCAACGCCCGGCTCGCCAGCCTGGCTGCCGACGTCCTCCGGCGCGCAGGTGCCGACGTCGATCGCGCCGACTTCGCCGAGTTCGAGATGCCGATCTACGACGGCGACGTGGACGCCTCGCCGGGGCCGCCGCCAGGGGCGGTGGAACTCTGCATGCGGGTGCGGCAGGCGGAGGCGCTGGTGCTCGCCTGCCCGGAGTACAACTACTCGATCGCCGGCCCGCTCAAGAACGCCATCGACTGGGTCTCGCGCTTCCGGCCGATGCCGTGGCGGGGCAAGAGCGTCTACCTCCTCGCCGCTTCGCCCTCGCCGATGGGCGGGATCCGCGGCCTGTGGCAGACCCGGGTGCCCTTCGAAGCCTGCGGGGCGCTGGTCTTTCCCGACATGTTCGCGCTGGCCCACGCGGACAAGGCCTTCGACGCACAGGGGCGGATCGCCGACCGGGCGTTGCAGGCCCGCCTCGAGCGGGAGCTCACCGGCTTTCTCCGCCTCGCGGAGCGCATCGCGCCGATCTGCGACGAGGACCACGTGAAGCGCCCCACCCGCGAGCAGCTGCAGATCGCCGCGGCGCTGGAAGAGGAGAGCGAGGTCCAGCCGCCGTCGCACTAA
- a CDS encoding GGDEF domain-containing protein, producing MRRGGRTCRSCCSQRRARPPASARPAALALLDIDHFKRVNDEHGHLVGDGVLLRFGHLLTASFRVEDLRGRWGGEEFLVAFPGETAAATEGILARLLGAFQAIPFTGEQGATFHCTFSGGVAAYPEDGDTPEALLRIADERLYAAKEAGRSRICSTPP from the coding sequence TTGCGCCGCGGTGGCAGGACCTGCCGATCCTGCTGCTCGCAGCGGAGAGCCCGCCCGCCCGCCTCGGCGAGGCCCGCCGCCCTCGCCCTCCTCGACATCGATCACTTCAAGCGCGTGAACGACGAGCACGGGCACCTCGTCGGCGACGGCGTGCTCCTTCGCTTCGGCCACCTGCTCACCGCCAGCTTCCGGGTGGAGGATCTGCGGGGACGTTGGGGCGGCGAGGAGTTCCTGGTGGCCTTTCCCGGCGAGACCGCCGCAGCCACCGAGGGGATCCTGGCGCGCCTCCTCGGCGCGTTCCAGGCGATCCCCTTCACCGGCGAGCAGGGTGCGACCTTCCACTGCACCTTCAGCGGCGGCGTCGCCGCCTATCCCGAAGACGGCGACACGCCCGAGGCGCTCCTCCGCATCGCCGACGAGCGGCTCTATGCGGCGAAGGAGGCGGGGCGCAGCCGAATCTGCAGCACGCCGCCCTGA
- a CDS encoding CAP domain-containing protein, with amino-acid sequence MRSIGRAMLVLALAGCGGGGEEPADCPCAGEAACACDGGGGGETPGACEREPEGRSEAVCQAWSCARGREGRVAWSGSVAACDPGDDDANRAAALQLVNAYRLVADLPALVTDPALDAKAQACALLQDANDVLEHFPDESAACYSAAGREASGKSNLASNEGVMGIHLHMFDAGEHNAAALGHRRWILSPPLEATGLGTTDGYSCMWIMHPFQNDTAAFVAWPPPGPVPAEAVQGVHPGIGSLDAIGWSIQSNTIDLSAASATVTEDGVERPVQTLPLENNYGSRQAIKIVPDGWRTAVGPTYRVELAGTSAPVAYEFHLVDCGPSAGG; translated from the coding sequence ATGCGTTCGATCGGAAGAGCGATGCTGGTGCTGGCCCTCGCGGGCTGCGGGGGTGGTGGCGAGGAGCCGGCGGATTGCCCCTGCGCAGGCGAGGCCGCCTGCGCGTGCGACGGCGGTGGCGGTGGCGAGACACCGGGTGCGTGCGAGCGCGAGCCCGAAGGTCGCTCGGAGGCGGTCTGCCAGGCCTGGAGCTGTGCCCGCGGACGGGAGGGCCGGGTCGCGTGGAGCGGCTCGGTCGCCGCCTGCGATCCCGGTGATGACGACGCGAATCGCGCAGCGGCGCTGCAGCTCGTCAACGCCTACCGACTCGTCGCCGATCTGCCGGCGCTGGTCACCGACCCGGCCCTCGACGCGAAGGCGCAGGCCTGCGCGCTGCTCCAGGACGCGAACGACGTGCTCGAGCATTTCCCCGACGAGAGCGCCGCCTGTTATAGCGCCGCAGGGCGCGAGGCGTCGGGCAAGAGCAACCTCGCCTCGAACGAAGGGGTGATGGGGATCCACCTCCACATGTTCGACGCCGGCGAGCACAACGCCGCTGCCCTCGGCCACCGGCGCTGGATCCTCTCGCCGCCCCTCGAGGCGACGGGGCTCGGCACCACCGACGGCTATTCGTGCATGTGGATCATGCACCCCTTCCAGAACGACACCGCCGCCTTCGTCGCCTGGCCGCCACCCGGTCCCGTCCCCGCGGAGGCGGTGCAGGGTGTCCACCCCGGCATCGGCAGCCTCGACGCGATCGGCTGGTCGATCCAGAGCAACACCATCGACCTCTCTGCTGCCAGCGCCACCGTCACCGAGGACGGCGTGGAACGCCCGGTGCAAACGCTGCCCCTCGAGAACAACTACGGCAGCCGCCAGGCGATCAAGATCGTGCCCGACGGCTGGCGCACCGCCGTGGGCCCGACCTACCGGGTGGAGCTCGCCGGCACGAGCGCCCCGGTTGCCTACGAATTCCACCTCGTCGACTGCGGGCCATCTGCCGGCGGCTGA
- a CDS encoding sigma-70 family RNA polymerase sigma factor → MNLSPPAAAAFRAHEPFLRALLYRLTGSPADAEDLVQETFGRLLADPPPDLEAPLRPWLTRVAVNLGRDLLRRRRREGYVGPWLPGPIETEALGPCAGDRYEVLESCTFAFLLALEALSPKQRAVLLLRDVFDHAVRETAEVLSISEADVKTTLHRARRAMAAYDRGRPTRAGLGARQLAALQRFLAAVRSGDGAAAAAALAEDAVLVNDGGGDFVAARLPVVGRDPVARFYLGLAKMALPYAMEPRVLNGMPALVARWPDAPPPHAPLLVIRCEVDDTDRIRAIHAIAATRKLAALQPPADGPQSTRWNS, encoded by the coding sequence GTGAACCTTTCCCCACCAGCAGCTGCCGCCTTCCGGGCGCACGAGCCCTTCCTCCGGGCGCTCCTGTATCGGCTCACCGGATCGCCTGCCGACGCGGAGGATCTGGTGCAGGAGACCTTCGGCAGGCTGCTGGCCGATCCCCCGCCGGATCTCGAGGCGCCGCTCCGTCCCTGGCTCACCAGGGTGGCGGTGAACCTGGGGCGGGATCTGCTCCGCCGCCGCAGGCGCGAGGGCTACGTGGGCCCGTGGCTGCCGGGACCGATCGAGACCGAGGCCCTCGGGCCCTGTGCCGGCGATCGCTACGAGGTCCTGGAGAGCTGCACTTTCGCCTTCCTCCTCGCGCTGGAGGCCCTCTCTCCCAAGCAGCGGGCGGTGCTCCTCCTGCGCGACGTCTTCGACCACGCGGTGCGGGAGACGGCGGAGGTCCTCTCCATTTCGGAGGCGGACGTGAAGACGACGCTGCACCGGGCCCGCAGGGCGATGGCGGCCTATGACCGCGGCCGCCCGACCCGTGCCGGCCTCGGGGCGCGGCAGCTCGCCGCGCTGCAGCGCTTCCTCGCAGCGGTGCGCAGCGGCGACGGGGCTGCAGCGGCGGCCGCCCTCGCCGAGGACGCGGTGCTGGTGAACGACGGCGGTGGCGACTTCGTCGCGGCGCGGCTGCCGGTGGTGGGCCGCGATCCCGTGGCCCGCTTCTACCTGGGGCTGGCGAAGATGGCGCTTCCCTACGCGATGGAGCCGCGGGTGCTGAACGGCATGCCGGCGCTGGTTGCGCGCTGGCCCGATGCGCCGCCGCCCCATGCGCCGCTGCTGGTGATCCGCTGCGAGGTGGACGACACCGACAGGATCCGCGCCATCCACGCCATCGCCGCCACCCGCAAGCTCGCCGCGCTTCAGCCGCCGGCAGATGGCCCGCAGTCGACGAGGTGGAATTCGTAG
- a CDS encoding phytoene desaturase family protein — MPPQIAVVGGGLAGLTAATLLAREGAAVTLFERAPQPGGRAASTLAHGFSLNFGAHALYLGGPGARLLRRLGVELPGGPPPKAPLALRGGELVPLPAGFGSLLSTPLLGWGGKWELSRTLSALLWRRAAAHDGESLAGFLAALPVQGEVRALLAAIFRLSTYAADAERLSAGAAIRQLQIATRGNLRYLDGGWQALVDRLAAKAEAAGVRLVAGCRVEAVEHEGRVRALRLADGTRLPFDAAVIATGPAAAAALLGGARWPAPTPVHAACLDLGLARLPEPSRLFALGIDAPLYVGVHASARLAPEGGAVVHVARYLLGEEQGDEAGLELALDRLQPGWRDHVVERRFLPRIVVSHGLPLAAQGGAAGRPAGEVAGIENLRLAGDWVGPEGMLSDASFSSAAAAAAALAGSLARERRAS, encoded by the coding sequence ATGCCGCCGCAGATCGCCGTCGTCGGGGGAGGCCTCGCCGGCCTCACCGCAGCCACCCTCCTCGCCAGGGAGGGCGCCGCGGTCACCCTCTTCGAGCGGGCACCGCAGCCCGGAGGCCGCGCCGCTTCGACGCTGGCGCACGGCTTCTCCCTCAACTTCGGGGCCCACGCCCTCTACCTCGGTGGGCCCGGGGCGCGGCTCCTCCGCAGGCTCGGGGTCGAGCTCCCCGGCGGCCCGCCGCCGAAGGCGCCCCTCGCCCTGCGCGGCGGTGAGCTGGTGCCGCTGCCTGCGGGCTTCGGCAGCCTCCTCTCCACCCCGCTCCTCGGCTGGGGCGGCAAATGGGAGCTCTCGCGGACCCTCTCCGCACTGCTCTGGCGCAGGGCCGCGGCGCACGACGGCGAATCGCTCGCCGGCTTCCTCGCCGCCCTGCCGGTGCAGGGGGAGGTGCGGGCGCTGCTCGCTGCGATCTTCCGCCTCTCCACCTACGCCGCCGACGCGGAGCGGCTCTCGGCGGGGGCGGCGATCCGCCAGCTCCAGATCGCCACCAGGGGCAACCTCCGCTACCTCGACGGCGGCTGGCAGGCCCTGGTGGACCGCCTCGCGGCGAAGGCGGAGGCGGCAGGGGTGCGCCTCGTCGCCGGCTGCAGGGTGGAGGCGGTGGAGCACGAGGGACGGGTCCGCGCCCTCCGCCTCGCCGACGGCACCCGGTTGCCCTTCGACGCCGCCGTGATCGCCACCGGACCCGCTGCCGCAGCGGCGCTCCTCGGCGGCGCCCGCTGGCCCGCGCCGACGCCGGTCCACGCCGCCTGCCTCGACCTCGGCCTCGCTCGCCTCCCCGAACCCTCGCGCCTCTTTGCCCTCGGCATCGACGCGCCCCTCTACGTCGGCGTCCACGCCAGCGCCCGCCTCGCGCCCGAGGGCGGGGCGGTGGTGCACGTGGCGCGCTACCTCCTCGGCGAGGAGCAGGGCGACGAGGCCGGGCTCGAACTCGCCCTCGATCGCCTGCAGCCAGGCTGGCGGGACCACGTGGTGGAGCGGCGCTTCCTGCCGCGGATCGTGGTGAGCCACGGCCTGCCCCTCGCGGCGCAGGGCGGCGCCGCCGGCAGGCCCGCCGGCGAGGTGGCGGGGATCGAGAACCTCCGCCTCGCTGGCGATTGGGTGGGGCCAGAGGGCATGCTCTCGGATGCGAGCTTCTCCAGCGCCGCCGCAGCAGCAGCGGCGCTCGCCGGATCGCTCGCCAGGGAGCGCCGCGCGTCGTGA
- a CDS encoding CAP domain-containing protein, protein MFRTSIGVGALLVAAAACGGSEEKETGKDPQQELPYCERALDDRKAAVCQAWNCAREAEVAPAWTGDAASCEPGDDPDVRAASVVLTNAYRFVAGLEPVEADPALDEKAQQCAVLMHANRSLSHEPPESWACFDPVARQAASNSNIATADGYEAVHLYMADSGASNSRSLGHRRWILSPPLEQIGVGTTDQFSCMWVVHPFEVDEAPFVAWPPPGKVPVEMIHGATPWSGNVDSIGWSIQSNRIDLAGVGVVVREDGVERPVTLHPLLARYGSRYALRIVPDGWGTTVGRTYSVEVTGASEPISYSFELVDCAMRRVAP, encoded by the coding sequence ATGTTTCGGACGTCGATCGGAGTGGGGGCCCTCCTCGTCGCCGCTGCAGCGTGCGGCGGAAGCGAGGAGAAGGAGACCGGCAAGGACCCGCAGCAGGAGCTGCCCTATTGCGAGCGGGCGCTCGACGATCGCAAAGCGGCGGTGTGCCAGGCCTGGAATTGCGCCAGGGAGGCGGAGGTGGCGCCAGCCTGGACCGGCGACGCCGCCAGCTGCGAGCCGGGGGACGATCCCGACGTGCGCGCCGCCTCGGTGGTCCTCACCAACGCCTACCGCTTCGTCGCCGGCCTCGAGCCGGTGGAGGCGGATCCCGCCCTCGACGAGAAGGCGCAGCAGTGCGCGGTGCTGATGCACGCCAACCGCTCCTTGAGCCACGAGCCGCCCGAGAGCTGGGCCTGCTTCGACCCGGTGGCGCGCCAGGCTGCGAGCAACTCGAACATCGCCACCGCCGACGGCTACGAGGCGGTGCACCTCTACATGGCCGATTCGGGCGCCTCGAACTCGAGGTCGCTGGGGCACCGCCGCTGGATCCTCTCGCCGCCGCTCGAGCAGATCGGCGTCGGCACCACCGACCAGTTCTCGTGCATGTGGGTGGTCCATCCCTTCGAGGTGGACGAGGCGCCCTTCGTGGCCTGGCCGCCGCCCGGGAAGGTCCCGGTGGAGATGATCCACGGGGCCACCCCCTGGAGCGGCAACGTCGACAGCATCGGCTGGTCGATCCAGAGCAACCGGATCGATCTCGCCGGGGTGGGCGTGGTGGTCCGCGAGGACGGGGTCGAGCGCCCGGTGACGCTGCACCCCCTGCTCGCCCGCTACGGCAGCCGCTACGCCCTGCGCATCGTCCCGGACGGCTGGGGCACCACCGTGGGCAGGACCTACTCGGTCGAGGTGACGGGGGCCTCGGAGCCCATCTCCTACAGCTTCGAGCTGGTCGATTGCGCGATGCGCCGCGTCGCGCCTTGA
- the hppD gene encoding 4-hydroxyphenylpyruvate dioxygenase, whose amino-acid sequence MVDTTLENPLGTDGFEFVEFTSPEPEKMARTFELLGFTAFAKHPTKDVIRYKQGDINVLLNRETTGQAARFRADHGPSANGMAFRVKAAKKAFELAIERGAKPTDAAPGALGVGSYVLEGIGGSLLYLVDQYGEKGSVYDSWEQIPGAAEAEAKNSMGLQLLDHLTHNVRRGQMRTWSSFYNQVFNFTEQKYFDIKGKATGLFSQAMIAPDRMIRIPLNESQDDKSQIEEYLRQYNGEGIQHLAFTTPDIYATVEKMKANGVVFQDTIETYYELVDKRVPGHGEDLARMKKNRILIDGSEEEGLLLQIFTENLFGPIFFEIIQRKGNEGFGNGNFQALFESIELDQIRRGVIKVEG is encoded by the coding sequence ATGGTCGACACGACCCTCGAGAATCCCCTTGGCACCGACGGCTTCGAGTTCGTCGAGTTCACCTCGCCCGAGCCGGAGAAGATGGCCCGCACCTTCGAGCTGCTGGGCTTCACCGCGTTCGCGAAGCACCCGACCAAGGACGTGATCCGCTACAAGCAGGGCGACATCAACGTTCTGCTCAACCGCGAGACCACCGGCCAGGCTGCCCGTTTCCGCGCCGACCACGGCCCCTCCGCCAACGGCATGGCCTTCCGGGTCAAGGCCGCGAAGAAGGCCTTCGAGCTGGCGATCGAGCGGGGCGCGAAGCCCACCGACGCTGCCCCCGGCGCCCTCGGCGTAGGCTCCTACGTCCTCGAGGGCATCGGCGGCTCGCTCCTCTATCTCGTCGACCAGTACGGCGAGAAGGGCTCGGTCTACGATTCGTGGGAGCAGATCCCCGGCGCTGCGGAGGCCGAGGCGAAGAACAGCATGGGCCTCCAGCTGCTCGACCACCTCACCCACAACGTGCGCCGCGGGCAGATGCGGACCTGGTCGAGCTTCTACAACCAGGTCTTCAACTTCACCGAGCAGAAGTACTTCGACATCAAGGGCAAGGCCACCGGCCTCTTCTCCCAGGCGATGATCGCGCCGGATCGCATGATCCGCATCCCGCTCAACGAGAGCCAGGACGACAAGTCGCAGATCGAGGAGTACCTCCGGCAGTACAACGGCGAAGGCATCCAGCACCTCGCCTTTACCACGCCGGACATCTACGCCACCGTCGAGAAGATGAAGGCCAACGGGGTGGTCTTCCAGGACACCATCGAGACCTACTACGAGCTCGTCGACAAGCGCGTCCCGGGCCACGGTGAGGATCTCGCGCGGATGAAGAAGAACCGCATCCTCATCGACGGCAGCGAGGAGGAGGGCCTGCTCCTCCAGATCTTCACCGAGAACCTCTTCGGGCCGATCTTCTTCGAGATCATCCAGCGCAAGGGGAACGAGGGCTTCGGCAACGGCAACTTCCAGGCCCTCTTCGAGTCGATCGAGCTCGACCAGATCCGCCGCGGCGTGATCAAGGTCGAGGGCTGA
- a CDS encoding Rieske (2Fe-2S) protein, translated as MSETTVRERVWQTPAGVRLCLLSDLADPGARNFVLQIGEAFFHGFVVRRGEVVHGYVDRCPHAGLPLSRKLDDYLTEKKDLISCVWHGALFRIDDGACVGGPCSGASLTPWPVRVDDGWVKTA; from the coding sequence ATGTCCGAGACGACCGTTCGCGAGAGAGTCTGGCAGACGCCTGCAGGCGTGCGGCTCTGCCTGCTCTCCGATCTCGCCGATCCCGGGGCGCGCAATTTCGTGCTCCAGATCGGCGAGGCCTTCTTCCACGGCTTCGTCGTCCGCAGGGGCGAGGTGGTCCATGGCTACGTGGACCGCTGCCCACACGCGGGGCTGCCGCTCTCGCGAAAGCTCGACGACTACCTCACCGAGAAGAAGGACCTGATCAGCTGCGTCTGGCACGGCGCCCTCTTCCGCATCGACGACGGTGCGTGTGTGGGCGGGCCGTGCAGCGGCGCCAGCCTCACGCCGTGGCCCGTCCGCGTGGACGACGGCTGGGTGAAGACCGCGTGA